A single Filimonas effusa DNA region contains:
- a CDS encoding sugar-binding domain-containing protein: protein MSKSNFKWCITVALLFLHLAAICQELSLAGRWNFEMDRDDVGIKQQWYLKQLRDSITLPGSMSQAGLGDDVGLHTKWTGTIYDSSFYFRTSMAPWRVPGNIKIPFWLTPVKHYVGAAWYQCKFTIPKDWAGKNISLQLERSHIQTTVWVDATMVGSCNSLVAPHLFTLPDNLNAGAHTLTIRVDNSIKDRNVGPDSHSVSDHTQGNWNGIVGKILLQSRPVVHMNEVQVFPDISSKKAKVVITIVNNESTPAEGRVLLNAKSVNSAKTHVPAPVAVSFAVRPGDTAAVVTELLLGEDMLLWDEFSPALYQLSLALQYKGATDYRETSFGMRQLTAGARAIEINGKKLHLRGDLNNCEFPLTGYPPMDVAGWRKVYAVAKEWGLNHFRFHSWCPPEAAFEAADEAGFYLQVEGPTWPNHGTSLGDNRFIDQYLYEETGRIMKAYGNHPSFCLFAAGNEPAGRNQVKYLQQFVEYWKAKDSRHLYTGASVAMSWPLYPGGDFMIKSGPRGLNWNKTRPETLTDYHEKIDTFKIPYITHEMGQWCAFPDFSEIPSYIGVTRARNLELFKADLERHGMGPWARDFLMASGKLQALCYKNEIEKSLRTRNSAGFQLLGLQDFPGQGTALVGVLNAMWKEKGYIHAKEWRRFCDTTVLLSRMPKFTYTNDEVFNVNLEICHHGAAPLKNIVISWRIVDENKKVFGAGTVTQNEIADTGNTALGGGYISLNLVQKASRLRLEAFIENTAIANEWDFWVYPKSVEEPSAKIYYTDTLDAKAEAVLKKGGTVFMNAAGRVVKGKEIVQYFTPVFWNTSWFKMRPPHTLGIWIDTASAAFKDFPTSYHSDLQWWEIVNNAQVMHLEDFPAGFRPLVQPIDTWFMNRKLGLLMEAKVGKGKLMICSADLFSDLANRPAARQLLYSLKRYMASNAFNPREEVHLAACRALFNTPSRETWDSFTNDTPDELKPGGHK from the coding sequence ATGAGTAAGAGTAATTTTAAATGGTGTATCACGGTTGCGCTGCTGTTCCTGCATTTGGCTGCCATTTGCCAGGAGCTTTCATTGGCCGGGAGATGGAATTTTGAGATGGATAGGGATGATGTGGGCATAAAGCAGCAATGGTATTTAAAACAACTTCGGGACTCGATAACGCTACCTGGTTCTATGAGCCAGGCAGGTCTTGGTGATGATGTTGGTTTGCACACGAAATGGACAGGAACCATTTATGACAGCTCTTTCTATTTCCGTACTTCCATGGCTCCCTGGCGTGTGCCCGGAAACATCAAGATCCCCTTCTGGCTTACACCTGTTAAACATTATGTAGGAGCGGCCTGGTATCAATGTAAGTTTACAATTCCTAAGGACTGGGCAGGTAAAAACATATCGCTGCAACTGGAGCGAAGTCATATACAAACTACGGTATGGGTTGATGCTACGATGGTGGGCAGCTGCAATTCCCTGGTGGCGCCTCATTTGTTTACATTGCCCGATAACTTAAACGCAGGTGCGCATACGCTGACCATTCGTGTAGACAACAGCATCAAAGACAGAAATGTGGGGCCGGATTCGCATAGTGTCAGTGATCATACACAGGGCAACTGGAATGGCATTGTTGGCAAAATATTATTACAGTCCAGGCCCGTGGTACATATGAATGAAGTACAGGTGTTTCCTGATATCAGTTCAAAGAAAGCCAAAGTGGTTATTACAATCGTTAATAATGAAAGTACGCCGGCTGAAGGAAGGGTTTTGTTAAATGCCAAAAGCGTAAACAGTGCCAAAACGCATGTTCCGGCACCTGTAGCTGTAAGTTTCGCTGTACGGCCGGGTGATACGGCGGCAGTGGTAACAGAACTGCTGTTAGGAGAAGATATGTTACTGTGGGATGAGTTTTCTCCGGCATTATATCAACTGTCTTTAGCGTTGCAGTATAAGGGCGCAACAGACTACCGTGAAACCAGCTTTGGCATGCGGCAGTTGACAGCAGGCGCACGTGCTATTGAGATCAACGGGAAGAAATTGCATTTGCGTGGCGATCTTAATAATTGTGAATTTCCGCTAACAGGATATCCTCCCATGGATGTGGCGGGCTGGCGAAAGGTTTATGCGGTAGCCAAAGAGTGGGGATTAAACCATTTCCGCTTTCATTCCTGGTGTCCTCCGGAAGCGGCATTTGAAGCTGCTGACGAAGCCGGCTTTTATCTCCAGGTAGAAGGTCCCACCTGGCCTAATCATGGCACTTCGTTGGGCGATAATCGTTTTATAGATCAGTATTTATATGAAGAAACAGGGCGTATCATGAAGGCTTATGGCAATCATCCTTCGTTTTGTTTGTTTGCGGCAGGAAATGAACCGGCAGGGCGCAACCAGGTAAAATACCTGCAGCAGTTTGTTGAATACTGGAAAGCAAAAGACAGCCGGCATTTATATACAGGCGCTTCCGTGGCTATGAGCTGGCCGCTGTATCCCGGCGGCGACTTTATGATTAAATCCGGTCCCAGGGGGTTGAACTGGAATAAAACCAGGCCCGAGACACTAACGGATTACCATGAAAAGATCGATACTTTTAAAATACCTTATATCACGCATGAAATGGGACAATGGTGCGCTTTTCCCGACTTCAGCGAAATACCTTCTTATATCGGCGTTACCCGGGCCAGGAATTTAGAGTTGTTTAAAGCCGACCTGGAGCGTCATGGAATGGGGCCGTGGGCCAGAGATTTTTTAATGGCTTCGGGTAAGTTGCAGGCGCTGTGTTATAAGAACGAAATAGAAAAGTCGCTCAGAACCCGTAACAGTGCTGGTTTTCAATTATTGGGCCTGCAGGACTTTCCAGGTCAGGGTACTGCCCTGGTGGGCGTGCTGAATGCGATGTGGAAGGAGAAAGGTTATATCCATGCGAAGGAATGGAGACGTTTCTGTGATACCACTGTTCTGTTAAGCAGGATGCCTAAGTTTACTTATACCAATGATGAAGTGTTTAATGTTAACCTGGAGATCTGTCATCATGGTGCTGCCCCTTTAAAAAATATTGTTATCAGCTGGCGTATTGTTGATGAAAATAAGAAAGTGTTTGGTGCGGGTACTGTGACCCAAAATGAAATTGCCGATACAGGCAATACGGCTTTAGGTGGAGGCTACATTTCACTAAACCTGGTTCAGAAAGCTTCGAGGTTACGTCTTGAAGCGTTTATTGAAAATACAGCTATTGCCAATGAATGGGATTTCTGGGTATACCCGAAGTCAGTGGAGGAGCCTTCTGCGAAGATTTATTATACCGATACATTAGATGCCAAAGCTGAAGCAGTTTTGAAGAAAGGTGGTACCGTATTTATGAATGCGGCAGGCAGAGTGGTTAAAGGCAAAGAGATCGTACAATACTTTACGCCGGTGTTCTGGAATACTTCCTGGTTTAAAATGCGGCCGCCACATACATTAGGTATATGGATAGATACTGCGAGTGCAGCATTTAAAGATTTTCCAACGAGTTATCACAGCGACCTGCAATGGTGGGAGATAGTAAATAATGCACAGGTGATGCATCTTGAAGATTTTCCTGCCGGCTTTCGCCCGCTTGTGCAGCCAATAGACACCTGGTTCATGAACCGGAAGCTTGGGCTCCTGATGGAAGCAAAAGTTGGTAAAGGTAAGTTGATGATATGCAGTGCTGATTTGTTCTCTGATCTGGCGAACAGGCCTGCTGCCAGGCAACTGTTATACAGTTTAAAGCGTTATATGGCATCGAATGCATTTAATCCCAGGGAGGAGGTTCATTTAGCTGCCTGCAGGGCCTTGTTTAATACACCTTCGAGGGAGACATGGGATAGTTTTACCAATGATACTCCCGACGAGTTGAAACCTGGAGGGCATAAGTAA
- a CDS encoding sugar porter family MFS transporter, with translation MANHTDGAVSAPKQDQGFRKGYLLGIAFISALGGYLFGFDFAVISGALPFLEKQFGLNAYWEGFATGSLALGAIAGCLAAGWMSDRYGRRSGLLVAAVVFAASSLAMAFSFSRNIFVCSRFCAGIGVGMASVLSPMYIAEISPAPLRGRLVAINQLTIVIGILVTNIVNYQLRNIGSDAWRWMFGLGMVPSALFFIGALWLPESPRWLVKKGKHSKAEAVVCKLGSEAYAASSLRDISRSLENVSKASFREVFSKAVLPTVIVGIGLAAFQQLCGINTVFNYSAKIFESIGASQDDQLLQIVFIGSVNLLFTIVAMLLVDKLGRRPLMLIGSAGLAICYVVIVQLLALKSTAVSFFLLGAIGLYAMSLAPVTWVLIAEIFPTKVRGEATSVATVCLWLAYFILVFTFPPLFEKIQEKAFYIYAGICAAGFVFVRLKVKETKGKTLEDLETMMIGH, from the coding sequence ATGGCGAATCATACAGATGGAGCGGTATCAGCGCCGAAGCAGGACCAGGGATTCAGGAAGGGATACCTGTTGGGCATTGCATTTATTTCGGCCCTGGGTGGTTATTTATTTGGATTTGACTTTGCTGTGATATCCGGGGCTTTACCTTTTCTGGAAAAGCAGTTTGGATTGAATGCTTACTGGGAGGGATTTGCCACCGGGTCGCTTGCACTTGGCGCTATTGCCGGCTGCCTGGCAGCCGGTTGGATGAGTGACAGGTATGGACGCCGTTCGGGGCTTCTTGTTGCTGCTGTTGTATTTGCTGCTTCATCACTGGCGATGGCGTTTTCTTTTTCGCGTAATATATTTGTTTGTTCGCGTTTCTGTGCAGGTATTGGCGTGGGTATGGCTTCGGTGTTATCGCCCATGTATATAGCCGAAATATCGCCGGCCCCATTAAGGGGCAGACTTGTTGCCATTAACCAGTTGACGATTGTAATAGGTATTCTTGTTACGAATATTGTGAATTATCAATTGCGGAACATAGGCAGCGATGCCTGGCGATGGATGTTTGGTCTTGGTATGGTTCCTTCCGCTTTATTTTTTATCGGCGCCCTATGGTTACCGGAAAGTCCGCGCTGGTTAGTGAAAAAGGGAAAGCACAGCAAAGCGGAAGCGGTTGTGTGTAAACTTGGCAGCGAAGCTTACGCTGCATCGTCGTTGCGTGATATCAGCCGTTCACTGGAAAATGTATCGAAAGCCAGCTTTCGCGAGGTGTTTTCGAAAGCAGTGCTGCCTACAGTGATCGTAGGCATAGGGCTTGCCGCTTTTCAACAATTGTGCGGCATCAATACCGTATTCAACTATTCCGCGAAAATATTTGAAAGTATTGGAGCATCACAGGATGATCAGCTGCTCCAGATTGTATTTATCGGTAGCGTGAATTTGTTGTTTACCATAGTGGCGATGTTGCTGGTGGATAAACTGGGCCGGAGGCCCCTGATGCTGATTGGTTCCGCCGGTTTGGCCATCTGTTATGTTGTTATAGTGCAACTGCTTGCTTTAAAATCAACGGCGGTCTCATTTTTCTTACTGGGCGCCATCGGGTTGTATGCGATGTCGCTGGCGCCTGTTACCTGGGTATTGATAGCGGAGATCTTTCCAACTAAAGTGAGAGGAGAAGCTACTTCGGTTGCTACTGTTTGCCTGTGGCTTGCTTATTTTATACTTGTATTCACTTTTCCGCCGTTGTTTGAAAAGATACAGGAAAAGGCATTTTACATTTACGCAGGTATTTGTGCCGCAGGTTTTGTATTTGTAAGGTTGAAAGTGAAGGAAACAAAAGGCAAAACGCTGGAAGACCTGGAGACGATGATGATAGGTCATTGA
- a CDS encoding beta-galactosidase, with amino-acid sequence MNIRCLPLVLLYVICCWKVTGQRVFTIDASVQASGMDTGSLRMGGEGPDGAVIRVNSAFLEMNGAPVVPVTGEFHFSRYAEQYWDESIRKIKAGGVSMIATYVFWNFHEEKEGVFRWDGDRNLRKFITLCRQNNMPVIVRIGPFCHGEVRNGGMPDWLLGRPCNVRSNDAAYLAYVERFYKEIGKQLSGLYFKDGGPVVGIQIENEYQHSAAPWGLTYLGQPREMTVADRDMAVTQEGVGISREKNPFAELGNDHMRVLKALAVKAGMVVPFYTATGWGNAAIIPGESIPVTAAYAYPFWTPKRDYSPFFLYKDMRRVPDYAPVRYNPASYPVFAAELGSGIASVYSRRPVAVHKSFDAMINRCLGSGANGVGYYMYHGGSTPRGELGFLSDEAYALPKISYDFQAPIGEYGQVREGFHRLKLIHFFLRDFGHLLAPMHTVLPDNAGQLKPENISDLRYAVRVKDNAGFVFLNNFQDDTTMADQRNFRIDIKARDKHIVIPESGGLDMKSGENMILPFNFDMGGVRLNYATAQLLAGDTKAAVPYYVFFTQDSARGAFSFAGNIQVKNKKAVTVNKAAGSTLVNCRERVAAFTIASAHGDRNILVIDKSLALQSYVVTIGEKRHLFFSDAVVLQEGNQLDLLIDSLPVCGFHIYPRIAALPGITTGKLEKAADDGVFTSYRVNLPSQRFPLTIKELSSKKWAIGFPAAMPEGVNDVLVDVDYTGDTGMGFVGGELVADNFYNGLPWQIGMRNLLGRSSGEMVLYLRPMQENASYLVDLEPVPGAIPEFGAAKRFLKVNNIHTTIQYKTTLKF; translated from the coding sequence ATGAATATAAGATGCTTGCCTTTGGTACTGCTATATGTTATTTGCTGTTGGAAAGTAACGGGGCAACGTGTATTTACAATTGATGCCAGTGTTCAGGCGTCCGGGATGGACACAGGAAGTTTGCGAATGGGTGGGGAGGGGCCGGATGGTGCGGTGATACGTGTAAACAGCGCCTTCCTTGAAATGAATGGTGCGCCTGTAGTACCCGTGACCGGGGAGTTTCATTTTTCGCGTTATGCGGAACAATACTGGGATGAGTCGATCAGGAAGATCAAAGCTGGCGGTGTATCCATGATCGCAACTTATGTGTTCTGGAATTTTCATGAAGAAAAAGAAGGCGTATTCAGGTGGGATGGAGACAGGAACCTGCGGAAATTCATCACGCTTTGCCGGCAAAACAATATGCCCGTAATTGTACGGATAGGGCCTTTTTGTCATGGTGAAGTTCGCAATGGCGGCATGCCGGATTGGCTTTTAGGCAGGCCCTGTAATGTACGTTCCAATGATGCTGCTTACCTGGCTTATGTAGAGCGGTTTTACAAGGAGATAGGGAAACAATTAAGCGGGCTTTATTTCAAGGATGGCGGACCTGTTGTTGGCATACAGATAGAGAACGAGTATCAGCATTCTGCTGCGCCCTGGGGGCTTACTTACCTGGGGCAACCCAGGGAAATGACAGTCGCAGACCGCGATATGGCTGTGACACAGGAAGGAGTGGGCATATCAAGGGAAAAGAATCCATTTGCGGAATTGGGAAATGACCATATGCGGGTATTGAAGGCACTTGCTGTAAAGGCGGGTATGGTAGTTCCTTTTTATACGGCAACGGGCTGGGGAAATGCGGCCATCATACCAGGTGAATCTATTCCGGTAACTGCTGCCTATGCGTACCCGTTCTGGACACCTAAACGGGATTATTCCCCGTTTTTTCTTTATAAAGACATGAGGCGTGTTCCCGACTATGCGCCTGTGCGTTATAACCCTGCCAGTTATCCTGTTTTTGCTGCAGAGCTTGGCAGTGGCATTGCATCTGTTTATTCGCGCCGTCCGGTAGCGGTACACAAGAGTTTTGATGCTATGATCAATCGTTGTCTTGGCAGCGGCGCCAATGGTGTAGGGTATTATATGTACCATGGCGGATCAACGCCACGCGGGGAGTTGGGTTTCTTAAGTGATGAAGCTTATGCATTGCCCAAAATATCTTACGATTTTCAGGCGCCTATCGGTGAATATGGGCAGGTGCGTGAAGGATTTCACCGGCTGAAACTCATTCATTTTTTCCTGAGAGATTTTGGACATCTCCTGGCGCCCATGCATACGGTATTGCCTGATAATGCGGGACAGCTGAAGCCGGAAAACATAAGCGATCTGCGCTATGCCGTGCGGGTAAAAGATAATGCAGGTTTTGTGTTCCTGAATAATTTCCAGGATGATACGACCATGGCCGACCAAAGAAATTTCAGGATCGATATTAAAGCCAGGGATAAGCACATTGTTATTCCTGAGTCAGGAGGCCTGGATATGAAAAGCGGTGAAAATATGATCCTGCCTTTTAACTTTGATATGGGCGGTGTTCGTTTAAACTATGCAACGGCCCAGTTGCTTGCAGGAGATACAAAGGCTGCTGTTCCCTACTATGTTTTCTTCACGCAGGATAGTGCAAGGGGAGCGTTTTCTTTCGCCGGTAATATACAGGTGAAGAATAAGAAAGCAGTTACCGTAAATAAAGCCGCTGGCAGCACACTTGTAAACTGCAGGGAGCGGGTTGCTGCTTTTACCATTGCTTCTGCACATGGCGACAGGAATATACTGGTGATAGATAAAAGTCTTGCTTTACAATCGTATGTTGTTACTATAGGGGAGAAGCGTCATTTGTTCTTCTCCGATGCTGTGGTATTACAGGAAGGTAACCAGCTTGATCTCTTAATCGACTCTTTGCCTGTATGCGGTTTTCATATTTATCCACGTATAGCTGCATTACCTGGTATCACAACAGGCAAACTGGAGAAAGCGGCGGATGACGGCGTTTTTACTTCTTACCGCGTGAACCTCCCATCGCAGCGTTTTCCACTTACTATCAAAGAACTGAGTAGTAAAAAATGGGCGATTGGTTTTCCTGCTGCGATGCCAGAAGGTGTGAATGATGTATTGGTGGATGTTGACTATACCGGCGACACCGGGATGGGGTTTGTGGGTGGTGAACTTGTTGCCGATAACTTTTATAATGGCCTGCCCTGGCAAATTGGTATGCGTAATTTATTAGGACGCTCGTCGGGCGAAATGGTATTGTATCTCCGTCCTATGCAGGAAAATGCAAGTTACCTGGTAGACCTGGAGCCTGTACCCGGCGCCATTCCTGAATTCGGGGCGGCTAAACGTTTTCTGAAAGTGAACAATATTCATACAACGATACAATATAAAACCACGCTTAAATTTTAA